In a genomic window of Deltaproteobacteria bacterium:
- a CDS encoding GTP-binding protein: MAKAKFERTKPHVNVGTIGHVDHGKTTLTAAITQRQAAKG, encoded by the coding sequence ATGGCCAAGGCGAAGTTCGAGCGCACGAAGCCGCACGTGAACGTGGGGACGATCGGTCACGTGGACCACGGCAAGACGACGTTGACGGCGGCGATCACGCAGCGGCAGGCGGCGAAGGGG
- the rlmB gene encoding 23S rRNA (guanosine(2251)-2'-O)-methyltransferase RlmB, which translates to MRHPAAGRPRSSRGRRRAPTGIPTPPDPEGIERLLGVHPAREALRARRRALHRLLLRCGADGLREEQMDLARLAEQGGVAVEARPAGDFDRVAPAGLPHQGVLLEAGPIPELPLEALVPAPDEAGWLVALDGVEDPQNVGAILRVADAAGVGGVLLPERRAAPLSPAVARASAGALEHLPVARVGNLARALHLLKERGFWVHGATPDAPLDLYETPDRLFDRRLVLVVGAEGRGLRPGIRAAADTLYRIPMRGRIGSLNVASAAAVVLFEWTRRTRLPGP; encoded by the coding sequence GTGAGACACCCTGCCGCCGGCCGTCCGCGCTCCTCGCGCGGACGGCGCCGGGCGCCGACCGGCATCCCCACCCCGCCCGATCCGGAAGGGATCGAACGCCTGCTGGGCGTGCACCCGGCGCGCGAGGCGCTGCGGGCCCGGCGCCGCGCCCTCCACCGGCTGCTGCTGCGCTGCGGCGCCGACGGCCTGCGCGAGGAGCAGATGGATCTGGCCCGGCTCGCCGAGCAGGGCGGGGTGGCGGTCGAGGCGCGACCGGCTGGCGACTTCGACCGCGTGGCGCCGGCCGGCCTCCCGCACCAGGGCGTGCTCCTCGAGGCCGGGCCGATCCCCGAGCTCCCGCTCGAGGCGCTGGTGCCGGCGCCGGACGAGGCGGGCTGGCTCGTGGCCCTCGATGGGGTCGAAGACCCGCAGAACGTCGGCGCCATCCTGCGGGTGGCGGACGCCGCCGGGGTCGGGGGAGTGCTGCTTCCCGAGCGGCGCGCGGCCCCGCTCTCGCCCGCAGTCGCCCGGGCGAGCGCGGGCGCCCTCGAGCACCTCCCGGTGGCCCGGGTCGGGAACCTCGCGCGCGCACTCCATCTCTTGAAGGAGCGGGGCTTCTGGGTGCACGGTGCCACCCCCGACGCGCCGCTCGATCTCTACGAGACGCCCGACCGGCTCTTCGACCGCCGGCTCGTCCTGGTCGTCGGCGCCGAGGGCCGGGGCCTCCGCCCCGGCATCCGGGCCGCAGCCGACACCCTCTACCGGATCCCGATGCGGGGTCGGATCGGGTCGTTGAATGTGGCTTCGGCCGCGGCCGTCGTGCTCTTCGAATGGACCCGCCGGACCCGTCTCCCAGGGCCGTGA
- a CDS encoding DUF4388 domain-containing protein, producing the protein MRERVASQTDPPEPPLREALGLAPGEWARVRMRSARVLLAELRPGEDPHLPADRDLALCADVRAFPLPEVFGWLQRAGKSGLLHFVHEDHAKWVWFHGGEVSFAASNQRIDRLGHSLLRAGTISLDELRDAERSYRSGRRFGKILVERGLLSPRELWTGLQRQVEEIVRSLFSYPAGWLCFFDGEVQPDNVVRLSLPSQRLVEAGLRWRDELRRFVAALADARVRIEAVPHRRESLGGTERLIFEALGEVSAFGPLCRRIGLDPPTCARTLQLLHRAGAVRIRRVDDDPDTTQRVRRNDPGERLRAHVQDAVKLLGELAAALDAVAGGDGLRERFAGTVEEVAGRFPGLLAGVRPGRGATLDSELLIERALALPPERQGDVREALAALADYLEFEVKNHPAIADADAVLRSVEPLRAKLLA; encoded by the coding sequence ATGCGCGAGCGCGTCGCATCCCAGACGGATCCCCCGGAGCCTCCGCTCCGGGAGGCGCTCGGGCTCGCGCCGGGCGAGTGGGCACGCGTCCGGATGCGGAGCGCACGGGTGCTGCTCGCGGAGCTCCGGCCGGGCGAGGATCCCCATCTCCCGGCCGATCGTGACCTCGCGCTGTGCGCGGACGTGCGGGCCTTCCCGCTGCCGGAGGTGTTCGGCTGGCTGCAGCGCGCGGGCAAGTCGGGCCTCCTCCACTTCGTCCACGAGGACCACGCGAAGTGGGTCTGGTTCCACGGGGGCGAGGTGTCCTTCGCGGCGTCGAACCAGCGCATCGACCGGCTCGGCCACTCGCTGCTGCGCGCCGGCACGATCTCGCTCGACGAGCTGCGCGACGCCGAGCGCAGCTATCGCAGCGGGCGGCGCTTCGGGAAGATCCTCGTCGAGCGCGGGCTCCTGAGCCCGCGCGAGCTGTGGACGGGGCTGCAGCGCCAGGTCGAGGAGATCGTGCGCTCGCTGTTCTCGTATCCGGCGGGCTGGCTCTGCTTCTTCGACGGCGAGGTGCAGCCCGACAACGTCGTGCGGCTCTCGCTGCCGAGCCAGCGGCTGGTCGAGGCGGGGCTGCGCTGGCGCGACGAGCTGCGGCGCTTCGTGGCCGCCCTTGCCGATGCGCGCGTCCGCATCGAGGCGGTGCCGCACCGTCGCGAGAGCCTCGGCGGGACCGAGCGCCTGATCTTCGAGGCGCTCGGCGAGGTGTCCGCGTTCGGGCCCCTGTGCCGCCGGATCGGCCTCGACCCCCCGACCTGCGCCCGCACGCTCCAGCTCCTGCACCGCGCCGGTGCGGTGCGCATCCGGCGCGTCGACGACGACCCCGACACGACCCAGCGCGTGCGCCGCAACGACCCGGGCGAGCGCCTGCGCGCGCACGTCCAGGACGCCGTGAAGCTGCTCGGCGAGCTGGCCGCGGCGCTCGACGCGGTCGCCGGCGGCGACGGCCTGCGCGAGCGCTTCGCCGGGACGGTCGAAGAGGTGGCCGGTCGCTTCCCGGGGCTGCTGGCGGGCGTCCGGCCGGGCCGAGGGGCCACCCTCGATTCGGAGCTCCTGATCGAGCGCGCCCTCGCGCTGCCGCCCGAGCGGCAAGGCGACGTCCGCGAGGCGCTCGCCGCCCTGGCCGACTACCTCGAATTCGAGGTGAAGAACCATCCCGCCATCGCGGACGCCGACGCGGTGCTGCGATCCGTGGAGCCGCTGCGCGCTAAGCTGCTCGCGTGA
- a CDS encoding PilZ domain-containing protein, whose protein sequence is MDPHAAGQRRRYQRVELDAPIRVSTIDPELDPYTGRSFFRSFEDRCVNLSRGGLLLRSHETLAPGRRILLEVELPGGPRFEAVARIAWTSPAGEELDHGIEFLGGIPDHLTRLERFLGRALHSAA, encoded by the coding sequence ATGGACCCGCACGCCGCCGGCCAGCGCCGCCGCTACCAGCGCGTCGAGCTCGACGCGCCGATCCGGGTCTCGACGATCGATCCCGAGCTCGACCCCTACACCGGCCGCTCCTTCTTCCGCTCCTTCGAGGACCGCTGCGTGAACCTCTCGCGGGGGGGCCTCCTGCTGCGCAGCCACGAGACGCTGGCGCCCGGGCGGCGCATCCTGCTCGAGGTGGAGCTGCCCGGCGGGCCGCGCTTCGAGGCGGTGGCGCGCATCGCCTGGACCAGCCCCGCCGGCGAGGAGCTCGACCACGGGATCGAGTTCCTCGGCGGCATCCCGGACCACCTGACCCGTCTCGAGCGCTTCCTCGGGCGGGCCCTGCACAGCGCCGCCTGA
- a CDS encoding glycosyltransferase family 2 protein, with translation MFHGSKIVVVMPAYNAASTLEKTFREIPLDLVDEVLVTDDASQDATVAVARNLGLRTIVHPQNRGYGGNQKTCYTEALRLGADVVVMLHPDYQYTPKLIAAMATLIVDGPFDLVLGSRILGGRARAGGMPLWKYVANRFLTAAQNTLQGAKLSEYHTGYRAFSRRVLETIPLLENSDDFVFDNQLLAQALHWGFEIGEVSCPAAYFPEASSIGFRRSLTYGIGCLRTAGSFFLQRRGWRSYPIFSASGRRLPIEGADARALEPLEARAGIEPA, from the coding sequence ATGTTCCACGGAAGCAAGATCGTCGTCGTCATGCCGGCCTACAACGCGGCGAGTACCCTGGAGAAGACCTTTCGCGAGATCCCTCTCGACCTGGTGGACGAGGTGCTCGTCACCGACGATGCGAGCCAGGACGCCACGGTGGCGGTCGCGCGCAACCTCGGCCTGCGTACGATCGTGCATCCCCAGAACCGCGGATACGGGGGCAACCAGAAGACCTGCTACACCGAAGCGCTTCGGCTGGGCGCCGACGTGGTCGTGATGCTCCATCCCGACTACCAGTACACGCCGAAGCTGATCGCGGCGATGGCGACGCTGATCGTGGACGGGCCGTTCGACCTGGTGCTGGGCTCGCGGATCCTGGGCGGCCGCGCCCGGGCCGGCGGCATGCCGCTCTGGAAGTACGTCGCGAACCGCTTCCTGACGGCGGCCCAGAACACGCTCCAGGGAGCCAAGCTCTCCGAGTACCACACCGGCTACCGCGCGTTCTCGCGCCGCGTGCTCGAGACGATCCCGCTGCTCGAGAACTCCGACGACTTCGTCTTCGACAACCAGTTGCTCGCGCAGGCGCTCCACTGGGGCTTCGAGATCGGTGAGGTGAGCTGTCCGGCGGCCTACTTCCCCGAGGCCTCGTCGATCGGGTTCCGGCGCTCTCTGACCTACGGGATCGGCTGCCTCCGGACGGCAGGAAGCTTCTTCCTGCAACGCCGCGGCTGGCGCTCGTACCCGATCTTCTCGGCGAGCGGCCGCCGGCTCCCGATCGAAGGGGCCGACGCGCGCGCGCTGGAACCACTGGAGGCCCGGGCGGGAATCGAACCCGCATGA
- the crcB gene encoding fluoride efflux transporter CrcB has translation MRWLWVFLGGGIGSVLRYLVGGWVQGAAGTAFPWGTFVVNASGCFAIGVLATWLTERSAPAPELGTFLLVGVLGGYTTFSSFGIETFRLLEAAAWLHAAGNALGSMAAGLAGVTAGVLLARSVP, from the coding sequence ATGCGCTGGCTGTGGGTGTTCCTCGGTGGCGGCATCGGCTCGGTGCTCCGCTACCTCGTCGGCGGGTGGGTGCAGGGCGCGGCCGGCACCGCCTTTCCCTGGGGCACCTTCGTGGTGAACGCAAGCGGCTGCTTCGCGATCGGCGTGCTGGCGACCTGGCTCACCGAACGCTCCGCCCCGGCGCCCGAGCTCGGCACCTTCCTGCTGGTCGGCGTGCTCGGTGGCTACACCACCTTCTCCAGCTTCGGCATCGAGACCTTCCGCCTGCTCGAGGCGGCCGCGTGGCTGCACGCCGCCGGCAACGCGCTGGGCAGCATGGCCGCGGGGCTGGCGGGCGTGACCGCCGGCGTCCTGCTGGCGAGGTCGGTTCCGTGA
- a CDS encoding SUMF1/EgtB/PvdO family nonheme iron enzyme, with protein MTARGEARALLAILSWVLLATPASAVTFEWVTVGDPGNAPDAAENCLGTGCGAVAHVFEIAKYEVTQAQYVEFLDTKAATDPHGLFNPLMESEEQGGITRSGSAGSYAYATKAGFANKPVNYVSLYDVFRFANWLHHGQGSGDTETGAYTITEQGIEESSIARNPGASFAVPSESEWYKAAYFDGSRYFDYPAGSDTVIACAAPTAAPNSANCSSAVGGATDVGSYPGSPSPYGTFDQGGNFFEWNETVVEGDYVPIHGGGWGSGDFALAASSIEGAAPATEFGIRIGFRLIRPVPEPAGAAGAAALCLLALAAGGRRPARRRSPRGERVERAGHAQGEAPAGRLDRQEQLGLRATLEAGRQAARDERALHGAQERAGIEGRRAQARGLERLLAAVGERGGPARQIDRAHEEARLLDLDLAAEVRHLHDVLALRGQEAHRALEERAQARVPDRKPLVGEAAVAVQDQAEGAQRRRAGRSRSVHPGSGSGSSEPSRRTRKAPRKS; from the coding sequence GTGACGGCGCGGGGCGAGGCCCGCGCCCTGCTGGCCATCCTGTCCTGGGTCCTGCTCGCCACGCCTGCCTCTGCGGTGACCTTCGAGTGGGTCACGGTCGGCGATCCGGGGAACGCGCCGGACGCGGCCGAGAACTGCCTCGGCACCGGCTGCGGCGCCGTCGCCCACGTCTTCGAGATCGCCAAGTACGAGGTCACGCAGGCGCAGTACGTGGAGTTCCTGGACACGAAGGCGGCTACGGACCCGCATGGCCTCTTCAACCCGCTGATGGAGAGCGAGGAGCAGGGCGGCATCACCCGCAGCGGAAGCGCCGGAAGCTACGCCTACGCCACGAAGGCGGGCTTCGCGAACAAGCCGGTGAACTACGTGTCCCTCTACGACGTGTTCCGCTTCGCGAACTGGCTTCACCATGGCCAGGGGAGCGGCGACACCGAGACCGGCGCCTACACCATCACGGAGCAGGGCATCGAGGAGAGCTCGATCGCGCGCAACCCGGGCGCCTCGTTCGCGGTGCCGAGCGAGAGCGAGTGGTACAAGGCGGCCTACTTCGACGGCTCGCGCTACTTCGACTACCCGGCGGGCTCCGACACGGTGATCGCGTGCGCCGCCCCGACGGCGGCCCCGAACAGCGCGAACTGCAGCTCCGCGGTGGGCGGCGCGACCGACGTGGGCTCCTACCCGGGCTCGCCGAGCCCCTACGGCACCTTCGACCAGGGCGGCAACTTCTTCGAGTGGAACGAGACCGTCGTCGAGGGCGACTACGTCCCCATCCACGGCGGAGGATGGGGCAGCGGGGATTTCGCGCTGGCCGCCTCCAGCATCGAGGGCGCCGCGCCGGCCACCGAGTTCGGGATCCGGATCGGCTTCCGCCTGATCCGGCCGGTTCCCGAGCCGGCCGGCGCCGCGGGCGCCGCGGCCCTTTGCCTGCTGGCGCTCGCCGCGGGCGGGCGGCGCCCCGCGCGCCGGCGCTCACCACGAGGGGAGCGGGTGGAGCGAGCCGGCCATGCGCAGGGCGAAGCCCCCGCCGGCCGTCTCGACCGCCAGGAGCAGCTCGGCCTGCGCGCCACGCTCGAAGCGGGCCGGCAGGCCGCCCGCGACGAGCGGGCGCTTCACGGTGCACAGGAGCGCGCCGGGATCGAGGGCCGACGGGCGCAGGCTCGCGGGCTCGAGCGGCTCCTCGCTGCGGTCGGAGAGCGCGGCGGTCCCGCGCGCCAGATCGACCGTGCGCACGAAGAAGCCCGCCTCCTCGACCTCGATCTCGCCGCGGAAGTGCGCCACCTGCACGACGTACTTGCCCTCCGCGGGCAGGAAGCGCACCGAGCGCTCGAAGAGCGCGCGCAGGCGCGCGTTCCGGATCGGAAGCCCCTCGTGGGTGAAGCGGCCGTCGCGGTGCAGGACCAGGCCGAAGGGGCGCAGCGGCGGCGGGCCGGGCGCTCCCGGAGCGTTCACCCCGGCAGCGGCTCGGGCTCGAGCGAGCCGTCGCGGCGCACGCGGAAGGCGCCCAGGAAGTCGTAG
- a CDS encoding NADH-quinone oxidoreductase subunit D: MSEPLRRNPEVEGDLHAETQVLNMGPSHPATHGTVKFLIELDGESIVDLDIQVGFLHRGFEKECESGTWYQAIPYTDRLNYNSAILANIGYCLAVEKLLGIETPERCRWLRMLAGELSRLGDHLTRCGAACLELQAMTPFLYGIEARELTWDLQEMLCGARVTSNYVRIGGVKHDLVPSFPAQCRENIAKIRDLLRDFEAVITQNRLFVDRMRGTGMLPKEELIRYGVTGPILRAAGVPLDLRKDQPYLEYARVDFDVPIGEVGDNYDRYLVCVEEMQQSLRIVEQCVAALERLGPGPVDVDDPRVRWPAKGRVFNAMEELIQQFKAVTEGPMVPAGEAYQAIESANGELGFYLVSDGSAQPWKVRCRPPSFLNLQPMPKMLRGAMLADLIPTFDFVNMIGGECDR, translated from the coding sequence ATGTCGGAGCCGCTGCGACGCAACCCGGAGGTCGAAGGCGATCTCCACGCCGAGACCCAGGTCCTCAACATGGGACCGTCGCACCCGGCGACCCATGGCACGGTCAAGTTCCTGATCGAGCTCGACGGCGAGAGCATCGTCGACCTCGACATCCAGGTCGGCTTCCTGCACCGCGGCTTCGAGAAGGAGTGCGAGAGCGGCACCTGGTACCAGGCGATCCCCTACACGGATCGCCTCAACTACAACTCCGCGATCCTCGCCAACATCGGCTACTGCCTGGCGGTCGAGAAGCTGCTCGGGATCGAGACGCCCGAGCGCTGCCGGTGGCTGCGCATGCTGGCCGGCGAGCTGTCGCGGCTCGGCGACCACCTGACCCGCTGTGGCGCCGCCTGCCTCGAGCTCCAGGCGATGACGCCGTTCCTGTACGGGATCGAGGCCCGCGAGCTGACCTGGGACCTGCAGGAGATGCTGTGCGGCGCGCGGGTGACGTCCAACTACGTGCGCATCGGCGGCGTGAAGCACGACCTGGTCCCGAGCTTCCCCGCGCAGTGCCGCGAGAACATCGCGAAGATCCGCGATCTCCTGCGTGACTTCGAAGCCGTCATCACGCAGAACCGCCTCTTCGTGGACCGCATGCGCGGTACCGGCATGCTCCCCAAGGAGGAGCTGATCCGCTACGGCGTCACCGGCCCGATCTTGCGCGCTGCCGGCGTGCCGCTCGACCTGCGCAAGGACCAGCCCTACCTCGAGTACGCCCGGGTCGACTTCGACGTCCCGATCGGCGAGGTGGGCGACAATTACGACCGCTACCTGGTCTGCGTCGAGGAGATGCAGCAGAGCCTGCGGATCGTCGAGCAGTGCGTGGCCGCGCTCGAGCGGCTCGGCCCCGGCCCGGTGGACGTGGACGACCCGCGCGTGCGCTGGCCCGCCAAGGGGCGCGTGTTCAACGCGATGGAGGAGCTGATCCAGCAGTTCAAGGCGGTGACCGAGGGCCCGATGGTCCCGGCTGGCGAGGCCTACCAGGCGATCGAGTCGGCCAACGGCGAGCTCGGCTTCTACCTGGTCTCGGACGGCTCCGCCCAGCCCTGGAAAGTGCGCTGCCGCCCGCCGAGCTTCCTCAATCTCCAGCCGATGCCGAAGATGCTGCGCGGCGCGATGCTCGCCGACCTCATCCCCACCTTCGACTTCGTGAACATGATCGGCGGGGAGTGCGACCGGTGA
- a CDS encoding NADH-quinone oxidoreductase subunit C yields MEDLGSPALRRLLDAHGSALAATHAQHGDATAIVDAGRVVEVLRFLRDDPGCGFDMLADLCAVDYLRHPDHAGPRFEVVYHLLSTTTLQRLRVKAGVPEVPCQIDSCVEVWPAANWLEREVFDLYGIRFRNHPDLRRILLYEEFEGHPLRKDYPKERRQPLIGPRN; encoded by the coding sequence ATGGAAGACCTCGGATCTCCGGCCCTGCGCCGCCTGCTCGACGCCCACGGCAGTGCGCTCGCCGCCACCCACGCGCAGCACGGCGACGCGACCGCGATCGTCGACGCCGGGCGGGTGGTCGAGGTCCTGCGCTTCCTGCGCGACGACCCGGGCTGCGGCTTCGACATGCTCGCGGACCTGTGCGCGGTGGACTACCTGCGCCATCCCGATCACGCCGGCCCGCGCTTCGAGGTGGTCTACCACCTGCTCTCGACGACGACCCTCCAGCGCCTCCGGGTCAAGGCCGGGGTGCCGGAGGTGCCCTGCCAGATCGACTCCTGCGTGGAGGTCTGGCCGGCCGCCAACTGGCTCGAGCGCGAGGTCTTCGACCTCTACGGGATCCGCTTCCGCAACCACCCGGACCTGCGCCGGATCCTCCTCTACGAGGAGTTCGAGGGCCACCCGCTGCGCAAGGACTACCCGAAGGAGCGGCGCCAGCCGCTGATCGGGCCGAGGAACTGA
- a CDS encoding NADH-quinone oxidoreductase subunit I, with translation MTARVVKVKRRENTGWFEWTYLPAILWGLVVTSRHFFRNLAGFLSGRPTAFVVQYPEERLDYPDAFRGMPVLVALDDGLPRCVACGLCEFACPTDCISIVPGELPERGIERWPEAFDIDMSRCMFCGLCEEACPEEAIVMSRQVELATYDRAPMTYHKEQLLVPGSLLKRRLEFLRAEYERSHAPVEPRR, from the coding sequence ATGACCGCGCGCGTCGTCAAAGTGAAGCGCCGCGAGAACACGGGCTGGTTCGAGTGGACCTACCTGCCCGCCATCCTGTGGGGCCTCGTCGTCACCAGCCGGCACTTCTTCCGCAACCTCGCCGGCTTCCTGTCGGGCCGGCCGACCGCCTTCGTCGTGCAGTATCCCGAGGAGCGCCTCGACTACCCCGATGCCTTCCGCGGCATGCCGGTGCTGGTGGCGCTCGACGACGGCCTGCCGCGCTGCGTCGCCTGTGGCCTGTGCGAGTTCGCGTGCCCGACCGACTGCATCTCGATCGTACCGGGCGAGCTTCCCGAGCGCGGCATCGAGCGCTGGCCCGAGGCCTTCGACATCGACATGTCGCGCTGCATGTTCTGCGGCCTGTGCGAGGAGGCCTGCCCCGAGGAGGCGATCGTGATGAGCCGCCAGGTGGAGCTCGCGACCTACGACCGGGCGCCCATGACCTACCACAAGGAGCAGCTCCTGGTGCCCGGGTCGCTCCTGAAGCGCCGCCTCGAGTTCCTGCGCGCCGAGTACGAGCGCAGCCATGCGCCGGTGGAGCCGCGGCGCTGA
- the lipB gene encoding lipoyl(octanoyl) transferase LipB has translation MRRGGLAVEWLGRVPYAEALALQERRIEARRRGEAGDALLLLEHPPVITLGRRGREEHVLAPPEALAARGIEVHRVARGGDATYHGPGQLVGYLVVDLAARGEADAGALLRRIEAALVRALGALGVEGYTRPGQTGVFATPGAPGPARKVASIGVGLRGWISWHGFALNVTLDPAAFDLIVPCGLRDVAMTSLARELGASAPADLEAWARRVVADRFAEAFPAPDRLAAAAALR, from the coding sequence GTGAGGCGTGGGGGCCTCGCGGTCGAGTGGCTCGGCCGGGTCCCCTACGCCGAGGCGCTGGCGCTCCAGGAGCGGCGCATCGAGGCGCGCCGGCGCGGCGAGGCCGGCGACGCCCTGCTGCTCCTCGAGCACCCCCCGGTGATCACCCTCGGTCGGCGCGGGCGCGAGGAGCACGTGCTGGCGCCGCCCGAGGCGCTCGCAGCCCGCGGCATCGAGGTGCACCGGGTCGCCCGCGGCGGGGACGCCACCTATCACGGCCCGGGCCAGCTCGTGGGCTACCTGGTGGTGGACCTGGCGGCCCGCGGCGAGGCCGACGCGGGCGCGCTCCTGCGCCGCATCGAGGCCGCCCTGGTCCGGGCGCTCGGCGCGCTCGGTGTGGAGGGCTACACGCGGCCGGGCCAGACCGGTGTCTTCGCGACGCCCGGCGCACCGGGGCCGGCGCGCAAGGTGGCCTCGATCGGGGTCGGGCTGCGGGGCTGGATCTCCTGGCACGGCTTCGCGCTCAACGTGACCCTCGACCCCGCCGCCTTCGACCTGATCGTGCCCTGCGGCCTGCGCGACGTGGCGATGACCTCGCTCGCCCGCGAGCTCGGCGCATCGGCGCCCGCGGACCTCGAGGCGTGGGCGCGCCGCGTCGTCGCCGATCGCTTCGCGGAGGCGTTCCCGGCCCCGGATCGTCTCGCCGCAGCCGCAGCCCTCCGCTAG
- a CDS encoding dihydrolipoamide acetyltransferase family protein, whose translation MSVTVELPQLGESVVEGTIARWLVREGESVKRDQPLVEVTTDKVDAEIPSPEDGVVEKILVAEGETVAVGTALLRLAAGTQTAGAAAGRGKPEASAGERGAGTPAAPARQASDAAAQAPEVRATPAARRLAEAEGVSLAAATATGPGGRVSKADVERARVAKPAASTPAAAEPDAAEPAAARSAVRAPEAAAGEGGETRAVAAFLPAGGKRPPYLSYQLQPGDRLIPMTPLRRIVAEHMVLSKQLAPHVGTVAEVDMHGVVKLRDAHKRAFQEAHGFGLTYLPFIVHAAVQALREFPRLNASVLEDAIVEKKAIHVGVAVETEKGLVVPVVRQAERLSLLGLAEAIEDLSSRARAKRLSPDELRGGTFTVSNPGRHGNLYGFAIINQPQVGILRMGEIVRRPVVRELDGAEAIVIRPILHLALSYDHRAVDGAPANAFLHHVRTLLEGAAFEL comes from the coding sequence ATGTCGGTGACGGTGGAGCTGCCGCAGCTCGGCGAGAGCGTGGTCGAGGGCACGATCGCACGCTGGCTCGTGCGCGAGGGCGAGTCCGTGAAGCGCGACCAGCCGCTCGTCGAGGTCACCACGGACAAGGTCGACGCCGAGATCCCGTCGCCCGAGGACGGCGTGGTCGAGAAGATCCTGGTGGCGGAGGGCGAGACGGTCGCGGTCGGCACGGCGCTGCTCCGCCTCGCGGCGGGTACGCAGACGGCGGGAGCGGCGGCAGGCCGCGGCAAGCCGGAGGCGAGCGCGGGCGAGCGCGGGGCCGGCACGCCGGCAGCCCCGGCGCGCCAGGCGTCCGATGCCGCGGCGCAGGCGCCGGAGGTGCGCGCGACACCGGCCGCGCGCCGGCTCGCGGAGGCCGAAGGCGTGTCGCTCGCCGCGGCGACCGCGACCGGCCCCGGAGGCCGCGTCAGCAAGGCCGACGTCGAGCGCGCTCGGGTCGCGAAGCCCGCTGCTTCGACTCCCGCTGCCGCGGAGCCCGACGCTGCGGAGCCCGCTGCCGCGCGGTCCGCTGTACGTGCTCCGGAGGCGGCGGCCGGCGAGGGGGGCGAGACGCGCGCGGTCGCGGCGTTCCTCCCCGCGGGCGGCAAGCGTCCGCCCTATCTCTCTTATCAGCTCCAGCCCGGCGACCGGCTGATCCCGATGACCCCGCTGCGCCGGATCGTCGCCGAGCACATGGTGCTCTCGAAGCAGCTCGCGCCCCACGTCGGCACCGTCGCCGAGGTGGACATGCACGGCGTCGTCAAGCTGCGCGACGCGCACAAGCGCGCCTTCCAGGAGGCGCACGGCTTCGGGCTCACCTACCTGCCCTTCATCGTCCACGCGGCGGTGCAGGCGCTCCGCGAGTTCCCGCGTCTCAACGCCTCGGTGCTCGAGGACGCCATCGTCGAGAAGAAGGCGATCCACGTCGGTGTCGCCGTGGAGACCGAGAAGGGGCTGGTGGTGCCGGTCGTCCGCCAGGCCGAGCGGCTCTCGCTGCTCGGGCTTGCGGAGGCGATCGAGGACCTGTCGAGCCGCGCGCGCGCGAAGCGCCTCTCGCCCGACGAGCTGCGCGGCGGAACCTTCACGGTCTCGAACCCCGGCCGGCACGGGAACCTCTACGGCTTCGCGATCATCAACCAGCCGCAGGTCGGGATCCTGCGCATGGGCGAGATCGTGCGGCGGCCGGTGGTGCGGGAGCTGGACGGCGCGGAGGCGATCGTGATCCGCCCGATCCTGCACCTGGCGCTCTCCTACGACCACCGCGCCGTCGACGGCGCCCCCGCGAACGCCTTCCTCCACCACGTGCGCACGCTGCTGGAGGGGGCGGCCTTCGAGCTGTGA